The DNA segment ACTACAACCTGACAGATCACACGGAAGACACCTTTTTCGAGGGCATCAGGAGACTTATGCCAGGGCATAACCTTGTCTTTGATCTCAGGAACGGGAAAATGGAGATCAACCGGTATTACGATGTTCATGAAAGACTGGTTGAAGGTGCCAATGACAGTGACAGGCTCAGGGAGATCTTTACGGATGCAGTCCGTAAGAGACTCATTGCCGATGTCCCGGTAGGCAGTTGCCTGAGCGGAGGGATCGACTCCTCATCGATAGTCGTCACCATGAGAAAAGTAGACCCAGACGCCCTTATAAAGACATTCTCCCTGAGATTCCCGGACATGAAGATCGATGAGACCGTCTACCAGAAGGAGATAAGTGAAATGGTCAGCTCGGTCAGCCATGCTGTGACCCCCGAGCCTTCGGAGCTCATGCGGGACCTTGAAGACCTGTTCATGACACAGGAGGAGCCATTCAGCGGGACAAGCGTGTACGGGCAGTACAGGGTCATGAAGCTTGCGCAGGACAGCGGTATCAAGGTCCTGCTGGACGGGCAGGGGGCAGATGAGGTACTGGCAGGATATCACTATTTCCATGGATATTATTACTACGAACTGCTCAAGGGACTTGACATCCCGCATCTTATGAAGGAAACAAACAACTATTACTCCAAATCTGGTTCTTTGTCTCCTTTGACATACCTCCTGCTGCGCGCTACCAGTGCAGGTATGAAGAAACTCATCTATAATCACCGGAAGGTGCCCTTCCTCTCCCAGCAGTTCATCAAGGAGAACCAGGGCAGGAAGGACAGCAGATGGCATCTCTCGTCCCTGGACGAAGCCCTGTATGAGAGCCTGATGGTATACTCGCTTCCCCATCTGCTAAGGTTCGAGGACAAGAATTCCATGAGATTCTCTATCGAATCAAGGGTTCCCTTCCTCGATTATCGCTTTGTAGAGTATGCATTCTCCATGCCCTCTGAAATGAAGATACATGAAGGGGTCACCAAGTATGCGTTCAGGAAAGCCATGGAAGGAGAGCTGCCGCAAAGCATACTGTCCAGGTACGACAAGATAGGCTTTGCAACGCCTGAGCAGAAATGGCTTCAGGAAAAATCAATGATCGAGCTGATGCGCGATATAATAGCTTCGGACAGCTTCAGGTCCAGGGACTTCTGGAACGCCGAGCTTGTGGCGGACATGTACAACAGGATGCTGACAGGAGAGTCATCAGGCATCTTTGTGGGCACTGAGATCTGGAGATGCATCTCCGTAGAGCTGTGGATGCGCCTGTATATCGAAAAACAGCGCTCTTCATTGCCTGTCCCCGTACAGGCACCAGTGCCGGAACCATTGGCAGTGCTTGCTCCCGGGGAAGAGGCCGTTGAAACACTAAGCTGAGGATACCCTGCAACAGCTACGGAAAAAAGAAAAGGGAGTATGGATCACAGGATCCTACACCTCTGCAGACGTCCTCTTTCGGTGCACATTGATGTAGAACCATTCTGCCATGCTTCCTATGAGATCTTTCTTGTAGATCCTGTAATTGACATACATGTCAGGATTGAACTGTGATTTGAACGCGCAGAGGCGGGGGATATCGGCCCCTCCCATTTCCATTATCTGATAGCC comes from the Methanolobus chelungpuianus genome and includes:
- the asnB gene encoding asparagine synthase (glutamine-hydrolyzing), whose amino-acid sequence is MCGITGFNWKDAKLLQNMCDAIRHRGPDDEGAYVDDSVSLGHRRLSILDLSEKGHQPMYSENGDLVLIYNGEVYNFLEIKEDLLEKGHHFNSRTDTEVILHSYQEYGTDCVQHFNGMWAFCIYDKTKQTLFLSRDRFGIKPLYYYYDGSSFIFASEIKAILEHDIPRKENRAIIFDYLYYNLTDHTEDTFFEGIRRLMPGHNLVFDLRNGKMEINRYYDVHERLVEGANDSDRLREIFTDAVRKRLIADVPVGSCLSGGIDSSSIVVTMRKVDPDALIKTFSLRFPDMKIDETVYQKEISEMVSSVSHAVTPEPSELMRDLEDLFMTQEEPFSGTSVYGQYRVMKLAQDSGIKVLLDGQGADEVLAGYHYFHGYYYYELLKGLDIPHLMKETNNYYSKSGSLSPLTYLLLRATSAGMKKLIYNHRKVPFLSQQFIKENQGRKDSRWHLSSLDEALYESLMVYSLPHLLRFEDKNSMRFSIESRVPFLDYRFVEYAFSMPSEMKIHEGVTKYAFRKAMEGELPQSILSRYDKIGFATPEQKWLQEKSMIELMRDIIASDSFRSRDFWNAELVADMYNRMLTGESSGIFVGTEIWRCISVELWMRLYIEKQRSSLPVPVQAPVPEPLAVLAPGEEAVETLS